One genomic window of Phycisphaerales bacterium includes the following:
- a CDS encoding MarR family winged helix-turn-helix transcriptional regulator produces MTTPTPEQDRELADTFTGCLASAIRQADRLVASVFDERLRAVGLRGTQMSLLGMIAKLGRPSQSELAEATYTDATTLSRNLDRLVERGLAERTECDQDKRVRRYSLTDDGRALLVDALPHWRAAQQEVSERLGGDACELLRQLTASLANS; encoded by the coding sequence ATGACCACGCCGACCCCCGAGCAAGACCGAGAACTGGCCGACACCTTCACCGGGTGCCTGGCCTCGGCGATTCGCCAGGCCGACCGGCTAGTGGCGTCGGTCTTCGACGAGCGGCTGCGCGCCGTCGGGCTCCGTGGCACCCAGATGTCGCTGCTGGGCATGATCGCCAAGCTCGGCCGTCCCAGCCAGAGCGAACTCGCCGAGGCGACGTACACCGACGCGACCACGCTCAGCCGGAACCTGGACCGCCTGGTCGAACGCGGGCTGGCCGAGCGAACCGAGTGCGACCAGGACAAGCGGGTGCGACGGTACTCGCTGACCGACGACGGGCGGGCGTTGCTCGTCGACGCGCTACCGCACTGGAGGGCAGCGCAGCAAGAAGTATCGGAACGTCTGGGTGGAGACGCGTGCGAGCTGCTGCGACAGCTGACGGCTTCGCTCGCGAACAGCTAG
- a CDS encoding GC-type dockerin domain-anchored protein, which translates to MRTTLAAALLCTPAFAQDALWINHEGDAALEATGFASSAVRMPDSLRIAADDFQIGWATTTRITEIVFYSVWIDPPVILGGDWYLYVFDDGTGGPGDLIVGEADATITVEPSGLVSSTFGTIYRNSITVDVQLEEGCYFLAFRTHCAPGAGKPVNAPLHPEWTNGNATALWNFSVTEGGDVLDPWQPMTVFHPTRKEWAFELYGTVGLDCIADLDEDGALTIFDFLMFQNLFDAGDPTADFDGDGSLTIFDFLAFQTAFDRGCE; encoded by the coding sequence ATGCGTACCACCCTCGCCGCCGCGTTGCTTTGCACCCCCGCCTTCGCCCAGGACGCCCTCTGGATCAACCACGAGGGCGACGCCGCACTCGAGGCCACGGGCTTCGCGTCCAGCGCGGTTCGCATGCCCGACTCGCTGCGGATCGCCGCCGACGACTTCCAGATCGGATGGGCCACCACTACGAGGATCACGGAGATCGTCTTCTACTCGGTATGGATCGACCCGCCGGTCATCCTGGGCGGCGACTGGTACCTCTACGTATTCGACGACGGCACCGGCGGGCCGGGCGACCTCATCGTCGGCGAGGCCGACGCGACCATCACGGTCGAGCCCAGCGGGCTGGTGAGTTCCACCTTCGGCACCATCTATCGCAATTCGATTACGGTCGACGTGCAACTCGAAGAGGGCTGCTACTTCCTGGCCTTCCGCACGCACTGCGCTCCGGGCGCCGGCAAGCCCGTCAACGCCCCGCTCCACCCCGAGTGGACCAACGGCAACGCCACCGCTTTGTGGAACTTCTCGGTGACCGAGGGTGGCGACGTGCTCGACCCGTGGCAGCCCATGACCGTCTTCCATCCGACGCGCAAGGAGTGGGCCTTCGAGCTCTACGGAACGGTCGGCCTCGACTGCATCGCCGATCTCGACGAAGACGGCGCCCTGACCATCTTCGACTTCCTGATGTTCCAGAACCTCTTCGACGCGGGCGACCCCACCGCCGACTTCGACGGCGACGGGTCTTTGACCATCTTCGATTTCCTTGCGTTCCAGACGGCGTTCGATCGCGGCTGCGAGTAA
- a CDS encoding methylmalonyl-CoA mutase family protein, protein MTTANTSITGSGLNADGTPAGVDPVAVTISGIVLDEKYGPDNLPASLQNFDRDIAEPGSYPYTRGLYPQGYRSRLWTMRQFAGFGSADDTNRRFKYLLQAGKTTKTKANTGLSTAFDLPTLMGRDSDDPLSVGEVGKCGVAIDTIEDMHRLYADIPIDQVTVSQTINGPACVIWAMYLAMAKQRGFDIADLGGTLQNDILKEFHAQNEFIYPPEPSVKLVVDTIEFQAQHMPKWNSVSISGYHIREAGSTGPQELAFTLRDGMEYVEACLLRGLDIDKFGPRLSFFFNSHNEFFEEVCKLRAARRIWARMMRERYGAQSERSWFMKTHVQTAGCSLTEQQPLNNIVRVAYQAMAGVLGGCQSLHTDSMDETLGLPTEQAVTVALRTQQILAHETGVTRTVDPLGGSYFVEALTDEVEEQALNYIGEIDEMGGGIWKGQDGGKPTGGYGGVVEGIHQGYFRRKIAEASYRFSEECEAHDRIIVGVNEYVEDNEDRPIDILQIGPEVEETQLERLTAFKANRNADETKRALDAIRTACQKGENVMPHLIDGALANATLGEMVQAMADIYGRYAGGPEW, encoded by the coding sequence ATGACCACCGCCAACACCAGCATCACGGGCTCGGGCCTGAACGCCGACGGCACGCCGGCCGGCGTCGATCCGGTGGCCGTCACCATCTCGGGCATCGTGCTCGACGAGAAGTACGGGCCCGATAATCTCCCGGCGTCGCTGCAGAACTTCGATCGCGACATCGCCGAGCCGGGCTCGTACCCGTACACGCGCGGGCTGTACCCGCAGGGCTATCGCAGCCGGCTGTGGACGATGCGGCAGTTCGCCGGCTTCGGCTCGGCCGACGACACCAACCGGCGCTTCAAGTACCTGCTACAGGCCGGCAAAACGACCAAGACCAAGGCCAACACCGGGCTGTCGACCGCGTTCGACCTCCCCACGCTGATGGGCCGCGACAGCGATGACCCGCTCAGCGTCGGCGAGGTCGGCAAGTGCGGCGTGGCGATCGACACCATCGAGGACATGCACCGGCTGTACGCCGACATCCCGATCGACCAGGTCACGGTCAGCCAGACGATCAACGGGCCGGCGTGCGTCATCTGGGCCATGTACCTGGCGATGGCCAAGCAGCGCGGCTTCGATATTGCTGACTTGGGCGGCACGCTCCAGAACGACATCCTGAAGGAGTTCCACGCCCAGAACGAGTTCATCTATCCGCCCGAGCCGAGCGTGAAGCTGGTCGTCGACACGATCGAGTTCCAGGCCCAGCACATGCCCAAGTGGAATTCGGTGAGCATCAGCGGCTACCACATCCGCGAAGCCGGCAGCACCGGCCCGCAGGAGTTGGCCTTCACGCTGCGCGACGGCATGGAGTACGTCGAGGCGTGCCTCCTGCGCGGGCTGGACATCGACAAGTTCGGGCCTCGGCTCTCGTTCTTCTTCAACAGCCACAACGAGTTCTTCGAGGAGGTCTGCAAGCTGCGCGCGGCACGGCGCATCTGGGCCCGCATGATGCGCGAGCGCTACGGCGCGCAGAGCGAGCGGAGCTGGTTCATGAAGACGCACGTGCAGACGGCCGGCTGCAGCCTGACCGAGCAGCAGCCGCTGAACAACATCGTCCGCGTGGCCTACCAGGCCATGGCCGGCGTGCTGGGCGGCTGCCAGAGCCTGCACACCGACAGCATGGACGAGACGCTGGGCCTGCCCACCGAGCAGGCCGTCACCGTCGCGCTGCGCACGCAGCAGATCCTGGCCCACGAGACCGGCGTGACGCGAACGGTTGATCCCTTGGGTGGCAGCTACTTCGTCGAGGCGCTCACCGACGAGGTCGAGGAGCAGGCGCTCAATTACATCGGCGAGATCGACGAGATGGGCGGCGGCATCTGGAAGGGCCAGGACGGCGGCAAGCCGACCGGCGGCTACGGCGGCGTCGTCGAGGGCATCCACCAGGGCTACTTCCGCCGCAAGATCGCCGAGGCGAGTTACCGCTTCAGCGAGGAGTGCGAGGCCCACGATCGCATCATCGTCGGCGTCAACGAGTACGTCGAAGACAACGAGGACCGACCGATCGACATCCTGCAGATCGGCCCGGAGGTCGAGGAGACCCAGCTCGAGCGTTTGACGGCGTTCAAGGCCAACCGCAACGCCGACGAGACCAAGCGCGCCCTCGACGCCATCCGCACGGCCTGCCAGAAGGGCGAGAACGTCATGCCCCACCTCATCGACGGCGCCCTGGCCAACGCCACGCTGGGCGAGATGGTGCAGGCAATGGCGGATATCTACGGGCGGTATGCGGGCGGGCCGGAGTGGTAA
- a CDS encoding DUF4375 domain-containing protein gives MTEDGLWSMIRVARSAMDLSLDPNDVDADLANFPEAVRNVVCVLRCDSEVCNGGIHQFLYNHSGVLAPGAVTGLVAIGRLDLARLLQASMDKLGGEYPRDTEDRREIMYEMEELLSELRALDSDYFRLAGTPFEAAAEESLSDSVSRYVRENSE, from the coding sequence ATGACAGAAGATGGGTTGTGGTCAATGATCCGCGTGGCTCGGTCTGCCATGGACCTGAGTCTCGACCCGAATGATGTCGATGCTGACCTGGCCAACTTCCCCGAAGCAGTTCGCAATGTCGTATGCGTGCTGAGGTGCGATTCTGAAGTATGCAATGGCGGCATACATCAGTTTTTGTACAATCACTCGGGCGTGCTGGCTCCTGGCGCGGTGACAGGCCTTGTCGCCATTGGTCGATTGGACTTGGCAAGACTGCTGCAAGCCTCAATGGATAAGCTGGGCGGTGAGTACCCGCGCGATACCGAGGATCGACGTGAGATCATGTATGAGATGGAAGAGCTCCTCTCAGAACTCCGCGCGTTGGACAGTGATTACTTCAGACTTGCCGGAACGCCATTCGAAGCCGCGGCGGAAGAGTCTCTGTCAGATTCAGTGAGTCGATACGTGCGTGAGAATTCTGAGTAA
- a CDS encoding dicarboxylate/amino acid:cation symporter gives MADSSKATPRRRGLALHWQIIIGLVAGIVVGLIINLAWTTGTWNAMGVDDVPAFLAKDASALLDDGVTPANQDANFLAHASRFVRNFNLFVGDLFMRSLRFIAVPIVLFSLIVGVSTLNNLTKLSRIGGKTIGIYLATTAVAISLGLIIANVARPGSFVPQETRDRLLADYSAQAQGGVDRATAAEGLNAWDRIVDLIAANPFAAIAEGNMLQIVFLALLIGIGLSLILPSEAKPVVDFCDGMTKAVIKLVELLMLTAPIAVFALIVKVVADLGLEVLGALAVYSLCVVGGLALMVFAVYPVVLKVFTGVGPGRFYRAIAPAQLLAFSSASSSATLPVTMECVEKRLGVNDEVSSFVLPLGATINMDGTALYQGVAAVFIAQLYSMNLGLGDQLAIVGTATLASIGTAGVPGAGVIMLVIVLQSVGVPLEGIAAILGVDRLLDMCRTTCNVTGDAMVATVVAGTEGELASAEEVERRLVEEEERGFDESPPSGS, from the coding sequence ATGGCCGATTCGTCCAAAGCCACCCCGCGCCGCAGGGGCCTCGCCCTGCACTGGCAGATCATCATCGGCCTGGTCGCCGGCATCGTGGTGGGCCTGATCATCAACCTGGCGTGGACCACCGGCACCTGGAACGCCATGGGCGTCGACGACGTGCCGGCCTTCCTGGCCAAGGACGCCAGCGCCCTGCTGGACGACGGCGTCACGCCGGCCAACCAGGACGCCAACTTCCTCGCCCACGCGTCCCGATTCGTCCGCAACTTCAACCTCTTCGTCGGCGACCTCTTCATGCGCAGCCTGCGCTTCATCGCCGTGCCCATCGTGCTGTTCAGCCTCATCGTGGGCGTCAGCACGCTGAACAACCTGACCAAGCTCAGCCGCATCGGCGGCAAGACCATCGGCATCTACCTCGCCACCACCGCCGTGGCGATCTCGCTGGGCCTGATCATCGCCAACGTCGCGCGCCCGGGCTCGTTCGTGCCCCAGGAAACACGCGACCGCCTGCTAGCCGACTACAGCGCCCAAGCCCAGGGCGGCGTCGATCGCGCCACCGCCGCCGAGGGCCTCAACGCCTGGGACCGCATCGTCGACCTCATCGCCGCCAATCCCTTCGCCGCCATCGCCGAGGGGAACATGCTGCAGATCGTGTTCCTCGCGCTGCTCATCGGCATCGGCCTGAGCCTGATCCTGCCATCGGAGGCCAAGCCCGTCGTCGACTTTTGCGACGGCATGACCAAGGCGGTCATCAAGCTCGTCGAGCTCCTCATGCTCACCGCCCCCATCGCCGTCTTTGCGCTCATCGTGAAGGTGGTGGCCGACCTGGGCCTGGAAGTCCTCGGCGCGCTCGCGGTCTACAGCCTGTGCGTCGTGGGCGGGCTGGCGCTCATGGTCTTCGCCGTGTATCCGGTGGTGCTCAAGGTCTTCACCGGCGTGGGGCCGGGCCGGTTCTACCGGGCCATCGCCCCCGCGCAGCTCCTGGCCTTCAGCAGCGCGAGCAGCAGCGCCACGCTGCCGGTCACGATGGAGTGCGTCGAAAAGCGGCTGGGCGTCAACGACGAGGTCTCCAGCTTCGTGCTGCCCCTGGGGGCCACCATCAACATGGACGGCACGGCCCTCTACCAGGGCGTCGCCGCCGTCTTCATCGCCCAGCTCTACAGCATGAACCTGGGCCTGGGCGACCAGCTCGCCATCGTCGGCACCGCCACGCTGGCGTCCATCGGCACCGCCGGCGTGCCGGGCGCGGGCGTCATCATGCTGGTGATCGTGCTGCAGAGCGTGGGCGTGCCGCTGGAGGGCATCGCCGCCATCCTGGGCGTCGACCGCCTGCTGGACATGTGCCGCACCACCTGCAACGTCACCGGCGACGCGATGGTCGCGACGGTGGTGGCGGGGACGGAAGGGGAGTTGGCGAGCGCCGAGGAGGTCGAGCGGCGGTTGGTGGAGGAGGAAGAGCGGGGGTTTGATGAGTCGCCGCCGAGCGGTTCCTAA
- a CDS encoding ABC transporter ATP-binding protein, whose protein sequence is MARNQQVSSRRYRHYIQRERERREEANQPTDDPLAKKGKRTRGFGTLAREFWGLLRGHRRMVVASLVTLTIATGLGLLLPLSTKIALDFILSTEPGLMGLAETLPEPQRERALKHLGTLDEDGLTSLRWRALMVLCGAMMLVAVLGVAFGIWGRWQMTRMTKRVQAMLRRRVFEHAARLPLHRVQAMRSGGVSSILREDAGAAAELLFGMIYNPWRAAVTLLGALIAMAVVDWRMLVGAIFLLPVVWITHRAWIGRIRPIYRDVRKTRSEIDAHATEAFGGARVVRGFHREQQEASRFTGGVHLMARQELRAWWWSRSVELVWSVMIPAASAGVLLYGGAAVLGGTMTIGDVMMFSVYLLYLLGPIEALAASATQIQNALSGLDRSLDLLEEPLEFADTRGEATSMPAAVHGRIALEGVWFAYPKSKKKSDENIEPEYVLRDINLDVPAGSTVALVGRSGSGKTTLCNLVARFYDPSKGRVLLDGVDLREIDVDRYRALLGVVEQDVFLFDGSIYDNIAYARRWATEDQVREAARIASADEFIEELSEGYQTIVGERGVRLSGGQKQRIAIARAVLADPKVLILDEATSNLDTHSERLIQRALRQLTSERTTFVIAHRLSTIRHADAIVVLHKGQITEVGTHEELLARGGAYAGLVQAQVEDLEEDLEDNQRLAEQS, encoded by the coding sequence GTGGCGAGGAACCAGCAAGTCAGCAGCCGGCGGTACCGGCACTACATCCAGCGTGAACGCGAGCGGCGGGAGGAGGCGAACCAGCCCACCGACGATCCGCTGGCCAAGAAGGGCAAGCGCACGCGCGGCTTCGGCACGCTCGCGCGCGAGTTCTGGGGCCTGCTCCGCGGCCACCGCCGCATGGTCGTCGCCTCGCTCGTCACGCTGACGATCGCGACAGGCCTGGGGCTGCTGCTGCCGCTCTCGACCAAGATCGCGCTCGACTTCATCCTGAGCACCGAACCGGGCCTGATGGGGCTTGCCGAGACGCTGCCAGAACCCCAGCGCGAGCGGGCGCTCAAGCACCTCGGTACGCTCGACGAGGACGGCCTGACGTCCCTGCGGTGGCGGGCGCTGATGGTGCTGTGCGGCGCGATGATGCTCGTGGCGGTGCTGGGCGTGGCCTTCGGCATCTGGGGCCGCTGGCAGATGACCCGCATGACCAAGCGCGTCCAGGCGATGCTGCGACGCCGCGTGTTCGAGCACGCGGCACGGCTGCCGCTCCATCGCGTGCAGGCCATGCGCTCGGGCGGCGTCTCGAGCATCTTGCGCGAGGACGCGGGCGCCGCGGCCGAGCTCTTGTTCGGCATGATCTACAACCCCTGGCGCGCCGCCGTCACGCTCCTGGGTGCGCTCATCGCGATGGCGGTGGTCGACTGGCGGATGCTCGTGGGCGCCATCTTTCTGCTGCCGGTGGTGTGGATAACGCATCGAGCCTGGATCGGGCGCATCAGACCCATCTACCGCGACGTGCGCAAGACGCGCAGCGAGATCGATGCGCACGCCACCGAGGCGTTCGGCGGCGCCCGCGTCGTCCGAGGTTTCCACCGCGAGCAGCAGGAGGCCTCGCGCTTCACCGGCGGCGTGCACCTGATGGCTCGACAAGAGCTTCGGGCGTGGTGGTGGAGCCGGAGCGTCGAGCTCGTCTGGTCGGTCATGATCCCCGCGGCGTCGGCGGGCGTCTTGCTCTACGGCGGGGCGGCCGTGCTGGGCGGCACGATGACCATCGGCGACGTCATGATGTTCTCGGTGTACCTGCTCTATCTCCTTGGGCCCATCGAGGCCCTGGCGGCCAGCGCGACGCAGATCCAGAACGCGCTGTCTGGTCTTGATCGATCCTTGGACCTTCTCGAAGAACCGCTCGAGTTCGCCGACACGCGGGGTGAGGCGACCAGCATGCCCGCGGCCGTGCACGGCCGGATCGCGCTCGAGGGCGTGTGGTTCGCGTATCCGAAGAGCAAGAAGAAGTCCGACGAAAATATTGAGCCCGAGTACGTCCTCAGGGACATCAACCTCGACGTGCCGGCGGGTTCGACCGTTGCGCTCGTTGGGCGCAGCGGCAGCGGCAAGACGACGCTGTGCAATCTCGTCGCGCGGTTCTACGACCCGAGCAAGGGCCGCGTGCTGCTCGACGGCGTCGACCTCCGCGAGATCGACGTCGATCGGTACCGGGCGCTCTTGGGCGTGGTCGAGCAGGACGTCTTCCTCTTCGACGGCAGCATCTACGACAACATCGCCTACGCCCGGCGGTGGGCGACCGAGGACCAAGTGCGCGAGGCCGCGCGCATCGCGAGCGCCGACGAGTTCATCGAGGAGCTGAGCGAGGGCTACCAGACCATCGTGGGCGAGCGCGGCGTGCGGCTCAGCGGCGGGCAGAAGCAACGCATCGCCATCGCGCGAGCCGTGCTGGCCGATCCGAAGGTCCTGATCCTCGACGAAGCGACGAGCAACCTCGACACGCACAGCGAGCGGCTCATCCAGCGTGCCCTGCGGCAGCTCACGAGCGAACGCACGACCTTCGTCATCGCCCACCGCCTGAGCACCATCCGCCACGCCGACGCCATCGTCGTGCTGCACAAGGGCCAGATCACCGAGGTCGGCACGCACGAGGAGCTGCTCGCGCGGGGCGGGGCGTATGCGGGTCTCGTGCAGGCCCAGGTCGAGGACCTCGAAGAAGATCTCGAGGACAACCAGCGTCTGGCCGAGCAGTCGTAA
- a CDS encoding DUF1801 domain-containing protein, giving the protein MAKKRRSASEPAPKLLTGGNPQIPKADGDAPVQAYIAAMPGWKRSIGEQLDALVEHVVPDVRKAVRWNTPFYGVEDRGWFMGINCCTKYVKVSFLMGAHLQPQPPVGSKHQDVRYAHVFEGEPIDEAQWTEWIRRAAAMDGEHLF; this is encoded by the coding sequence ATGGCCAAGAAGCGACGATCAGCGTCGGAGCCCGCCCCGAAGCTGCTCACGGGCGGCAACCCGCAGATTCCCAAGGCCGATGGTGATGCGCCGGTGCAGGCGTACATCGCCGCGATGCCAGGATGGAAGCGGTCGATCGGCGAGCAACTGGATGCGCTCGTCGAGCACGTCGTGCCCGACGTTCGCAAGGCCGTTCGCTGGAACACGCCGTTCTATGGCGTCGAGGATCGCGGCTGGTTCATGGGCATCAACTGCTGCACGAAGTACGTGAAGGTGTCGTTCCTGATGGGGGCCCACCTTCAGCCGCAGCCACCGGTTGGCTCGAAGCACCAGGACGTTCGGTACGCCCACGTCTTCGAGGGCGAACCGATCGATGAAGCGCAGTGGACCGAGTGGATCCGACGGGCGGCCGCGATGGACGGCGAGCACCTGTTCTAG
- a CDS encoding YebC/PmpR family DNA-binding transcriptional regulator, translating to MAGHSKWANIRHRKERQDKKKGKIWSKCSKAIMAAARAGGGDPDTNLALRYAIDEARYANMPKDTIQRAVDKGSGAADGAGFEEIVYEGYGPGGVAIIVDTLTDNRTRTVNDLRYVFSKGGGTMGNAGSVAFMFETKGRIYIEASKTNEEQLMDVALEAGAEDIEAPEADGDEEGYWVITTERTDYHAVRQALEQADIEVSEGGIDKIPNVIAKPTEEEAQKLMNLIDAIEDNDDVQKVYHNLDEDMAAGAAG from the coding sequence GTGGCCGGACACAGCAAGTGGGCGAACATCCGTCACCGCAAGGAGCGGCAGGACAAGAAGAAGGGCAAGATCTGGAGCAAGTGCTCCAAGGCCATCATGGCCGCGGCCCGCGCGGGCGGGGGCGACCCCGACACGAACTTGGCGCTGCGCTACGCCATCGACGAGGCCCGCTACGCCAACATGCCCAAGGACACGATCCAGCGGGCCGTCGACAAGGGCAGCGGCGCCGCCGACGGTGCGGGCTTCGAGGAGATCGTCTACGAGGGCTACGGCCCCGGCGGCGTGGCGATCATCGTCGACACCCTGACCGACAACCGCACGCGGACCGTGAACGACCTGCGCTACGTCTTCAGCAAGGGCGGGGGCACGATGGGCAACGCCGGCAGCGTCGCGTTCATGTTCGAGACCAAGGGCCGCATCTACATCGAAGCGTCGAAGACGAACGAAGAGCAGCTCATGGATGTCGCGCTCGAGGCCGGGGCCGAGGACATCGAGGCCCCAGAAGCCGATGGGGATGAAGAGGGCTACTGGGTCATCACCACCGAGCGTACCGACTACCACGCCGTCCGGCAGGCGCTCGAGCAGGCCGACATCGAGGTCAGCGAGGGCGGCATCGACAAGATCCCAAACGTCATCGCCAAGCCGACCGAGGAAGAGGCCCAGAAGCTGATGAACCTCATCGACGCCATCGAAGACAACGACGACGTGCAGAAGGTGTACCACAACCTGGACGAGGACATGGCGGCGGGGGCGGCGGGGTAG
- the rbfA gene encoding 30S ribosome-binding factor RbfA — protein sequence MSTKTDRLASSLEKGVQQVLARGLQDPRVRGLITVTRVDVTPDSKQATIGISVLPVEHQKLTVHGLQSAARHIRREVAELIRTRTMPEFRFVEDSSLKKQAEVLSTLAKVREELDEKGDGEEADSDQSANAPDSTDPQP from the coding sequence ATGAGCACCAAGACCGACCGCCTGGCATCCTCGCTCGAGAAGGGCGTGCAGCAGGTGCTCGCCCGGGGCCTGCAAGACCCGCGCGTCCGTGGCCTCATCACGGTCACGAGGGTCGACGTCACGCCCGACAGCAAGCAGGCGACCATCGGCATCAGCGTGCTGCCCGTCGAGCACCAGAAGCTCACCGTCCACGGCCTGCAGAGCGCCGCACGGCATATCAGGCGCGAAGTCGCCGAGCTCATCCGCACGCGCACCATGCCCGAGTTCCGCTTCGTCGAGGACTCGAGTCTGAAGAAGCAGGCAGAGGTGCTCTCGACGCTGGCCAAGGTGCGCGAGGAGCTCGACGAGAAGGGTGACGGCGAAGAAGCCGACAGCGACCAGTCCGCAAACGCGCCCGATTCGACGGACCCGCAGCCATGA
- a CDS encoding DUF503 domain-containing protein — MVIGVLQFELFVPGAESLKDKRAVVRSVRDKLSRELRISVAEVGAHDNPTVAMMGAALVATDGPRAHELLDKAWNRLKELRDGQIGSVRREIVVPTREEDAPPGLDESGPDAEALGQEMLEHFSHSDAAEGSETA; from the coding sequence ATGGTCATCGGTGTCCTCCAGTTCGAGCTGTTCGTGCCCGGCGCGGAGTCCCTGAAGGACAAGCGGGCCGTGGTACGGTCGGTGCGCGACAAGCTGAGCCGCGAGCTGCGCATCAGCGTGGCTGAGGTCGGGGCCCACGACAACCCGACGGTTGCCATGATGGGCGCTGCGCTCGTCGCCACCGACGGACCTCGCGCCCACGAGCTGCTCGACAAGGCGTGGAACCGCCTCAAGGAACTCCGCGACGGGCAGATCGGCAGCGTACGACGCGAGATCGTGGTCCCGACGCGTGAGGAAGATGCGCCGCCCGGGCTGGATGAGTCCGGGCCGGATGCAGAGGCATTGGGGCAGGAGATGCTCGAGCACTTCAGCCACTCCGACGCGGCCGAAGGGAGCGAGACGGCATGA